One genomic window of Peromyscus maniculatus bairdii isolate BWxNUB_F1_BW_parent chromosome 2, HU_Pman_BW_mat_3.1, whole genome shotgun sequence includes the following:
- the Plekhn1 gene encoding pleckstrin homology domain-containing family N member 1 isoform X6, with the protein MGNSHCVPQTPRRLRASFSRKPSLKGNREDSARKLAGLFGTEARPDGDTAANKIFHYIPGTDIPGPENQPENLEQPFLSVFKKGWRRTPVRNLGKVVHYSKVQLRFQNSQDISDCYLELFPSHLYFQAHGSEGLTFQGLLPLTELSICTIDGSREHAFQITGPLPAPLLVLCHSEAELSHWIYHLEKQMALLGGLQRCHSAPPQGPLGNELPWTRLWRASRCESMGNAICASRVKLQHLPSQEQWDRILVLYPASLAIFSEEPDGLSFKGELPLSAIHINLEEKEKEIRSFLIEGCLINTIRVVCASYEDYSQWLLCLRTVSHRDGAHLLPGPENFPGLHGPTQVVGRGRGSLSSNGRTSWKLECPVLPTSQSLPESSVPTTIGFLAQPVPISAMDLDSGPEAQDHSLDIPHSPLYADPYTPPATSHRKITDLQGLDEFLCAMQTSPGPELSSPFPSVSVSVPVSDSSSPMPLGSHLLSKKGALQSRASQRHRGSIKNRGPRPSDFPQLVTPTRESTPSSLPPPPDEEAPIWNKTSSPSHQKWTQLRKTPVDMGLIQWI; encoded by the exons AGAGGACAGCgccaggaagctggctggcctGTTTGGCACCGAGGCTAGGCCTGATGGGGACACCGCGGCTAACAAGATCTTCCACTACATCCCTGGGACG GACATCCCAGGCCCGGAAAATCAGCCAGAAAATCTGGAACAGCCATTTCTGAGTGTATTCAAAAAGGGGTGGCGGAGGACACCTGTGAGGAACCTAGGAAAGGTTGTGCACTATTCCAAGGTCCAGCTgcggttccagaacagccag GACATCAGTGACTGCTACCTAGAGCTGTTCCCCTCCCACCTGTACTTCCAAGCCCATGGTTCTGAAGGACTTACATTCCAA GGGCTGCTACCACTGACAGAATTGAGCATCTGCACGATTGATGGGTCCAGAGAGCATGCCTttcagattacag GCCCACTGCCTGCCCCGCTCCTTGTTCTCTGCCACAGTGAAGCTGAGCTCAGTCACTGGATTTACCACCTGGAGAAGCAAATGGCTCTCTTGGGGGGTCTGCAACGCTGCCACTCAGCACCCCCACAG ggTCCACTGGGGAATGAACTCCCCTGGACACGGCTATGGAGAGCATCCAGGTGTGAATCCATGGGCAATGCAATCTGTGCCTCAAGGGTCAAGCTGCAGCATCTGCCCTCTCAG GAGCAGTGGGACCGGATTCTGGTACTATACCCAGCATCCCTGGCCATCTTCTCTGAGGAGCCAGATGGGCTTAGCTTTAAG GGGGAGCTTCCACTAAGTGCCATTCACATCAAcctagaagagaaggaaaaggagatccGCTCTTTTCTCATCGAAG GCTGCCTCATCAACACCATCCGTGTGGTATGTGCCAGTTATGAGGATTACAGTCAATGGCTGCTGTGCCTCCGGACTGTCTCTCATAGGGATGGGGCCCACCTGCTGCCTGGCCCAGAGAATTTCCCAGGACTACATGGACCCACACAG GTTGTGGGTAGAGGCCGAGGCTCACTCTCTTCCAATGGACGAACCAGCTGGAAATTAGAGTGTCCAGTGCTCCCCACCAGCCAATCCCTCCCTGAATCCTCAGTGCCAACCACTATAGGCTTCCTTGCCCAGCCTGTACCT ATAAGTGCAATGGACCTAGACAGTGGTCCAGAGGCTCAGGACCACTCTTTGGATATTCCACACTCTCCACTCTATGCTGATCCCTACACACCACCAGCTACATCCCACCGCAAGATTACAGACCTCCAAGGCCTAGATGAG TTCCTCTGTGCGATGCAGACATCACCTGGACCTGAGCTATCAAGCCCGTTCCCTTCAGTCTCCGTGTCtgtgcctgtctctgactccagctcCCCTATGCCTCTGGGCTCCCACTTGCTATCCAAGAAAGGTGCCCTGCAGTCCAGAGCTTCCCAGAGACACCGGGGTTCCATCAAGAACAGAGGGCCACGGCCTTCAGACTTCCCTCAGCTT GTCACCCCTACCAGAGAAAGTACACCCAGTTCCCTGCCACCTCCCCCAG ATGAGGAGGCTCCTATCTGGAACAagacttcctctccctcccaccagaAGTGGACACAGCTCAGGAAGACTCCAGTGGATATGGGACTCATCCAGTGGATCTAA
- the Plekhn1 gene encoding pleckstrin homology domain-containing family N member 1 isoform X2 — protein MGNSHCVPQTPRRLRASFSRKPSLKGNREDSARKLAGLFGTEARPDGDTAANKIFHYIPGTDIPGPENQPENLEQPFLSVFKKGWRRTPVRNLGKVVHYSKVQLRFQNSQDISDCYLELFPSHLYFQAHGSEGLTFQGLLPLTELSICTIDGSREHAFQITGPLPAPLLVLCHSEAELSHWIYHLEKQMALLGGLQRCHSAPPQGPLGNELPWTRLWRASRCESMGNAICASRVKLQHLPSQEQWDRILVLYPASLAIFSEEPDGLSFKGELPLSAIHINLEEKEKEIRSFLIEGCLINTIRVVCASYEDYSQWLLCLRTVSHRDGAHLLPGPENFPGLHGPTQVVGRGRGSLSSNGRTSWKLECPVLPTSQSLPESSVPTTIGFLAQPVPNQTNSNCASTVQKKIELRHGGSSQSPRGKARREVSGSAVPLPLHLDLTKISAMDLDSGPEAQDHSLDIPHSPLYADPYTPPATSHRKITDLQGLDEFLCAMQTSPGPELSSPFPSVSVSVPVSDSSSPMPLGSHLLSKKGALQSRASQRHRGSIKNRGPRPSDFPQLVTPTRESTPSSLPPPPDEEAPIWNKTSSPSHQKWTQLRKTPVDMGLIQWI, from the exons AGAGGACAGCgccaggaagctggctggcctGTTTGGCACCGAGGCTAGGCCTGATGGGGACACCGCGGCTAACAAGATCTTCCACTACATCCCTGGGACG GACATCCCAGGCCCGGAAAATCAGCCAGAAAATCTGGAACAGCCATTTCTGAGTGTATTCAAAAAGGGGTGGCGGAGGACACCTGTGAGGAACCTAGGAAAGGTTGTGCACTATTCCAAGGTCCAGCTgcggttccagaacagccag GACATCAGTGACTGCTACCTAGAGCTGTTCCCCTCCCACCTGTACTTCCAAGCCCATGGTTCTGAAGGACTTACATTCCAA GGGCTGCTACCACTGACAGAATTGAGCATCTGCACGATTGATGGGTCCAGAGAGCATGCCTttcagattacag GCCCACTGCCTGCCCCGCTCCTTGTTCTCTGCCACAGTGAAGCTGAGCTCAGTCACTGGATTTACCACCTGGAGAAGCAAATGGCTCTCTTGGGGGGTCTGCAACGCTGCCACTCAGCACCCCCACAG ggTCCACTGGGGAATGAACTCCCCTGGACACGGCTATGGAGAGCATCCAGGTGTGAATCCATGGGCAATGCAATCTGTGCCTCAAGGGTCAAGCTGCAGCATCTGCCCTCTCAG GAGCAGTGGGACCGGATTCTGGTACTATACCCAGCATCCCTGGCCATCTTCTCTGAGGAGCCAGATGGGCTTAGCTTTAAG GGGGAGCTTCCACTAAGTGCCATTCACATCAAcctagaagagaaggaaaaggagatccGCTCTTTTCTCATCGAAG GCTGCCTCATCAACACCATCCGTGTGGTATGTGCCAGTTATGAGGATTACAGTCAATGGCTGCTGTGCCTCCGGACTGTCTCTCATAGGGATGGGGCCCACCTGCTGCCTGGCCCAGAGAATTTCCCAGGACTACATGGACCCACACAG GTTGTGGGTAGAGGCCGAGGCTCACTCTCTTCCAATGGACGAACCAGCTGGAAATTAGAGTGTCCAGTGCTCCCCACCAGCCAATCCCTCCCTGAATCCTCAGTGCCAACCACTATAGGCTTCCTTGCCCAGCCTGTACCT AACCAGACCAACTCTAACTGTGCCAGCACTGTCCAAAAGAAGATAGAGCTGAGGCACGGTGGCAGTAGCCAGTCTCCCAGGGGCAAAGCTCGAAGGGAAGTATCTGGCTCAGCTGTCCCATTGCCCCTGCACCTGGACCTGACCAAG ATAAGTGCAATGGACCTAGACAGTGGTCCAGAGGCTCAGGACCACTCTTTGGATATTCCACACTCTCCACTCTATGCTGATCCCTACACACCACCAGCTACATCCCACCGCAAGATTACAGACCTCCAAGGCCTAGATGAG TTCCTCTGTGCGATGCAGACATCACCTGGACCTGAGCTATCAAGCCCGTTCCCTTCAGTCTCCGTGTCtgtgcctgtctctgactccagctcCCCTATGCCTCTGGGCTCCCACTTGCTATCCAAGAAAGGTGCCCTGCAGTCCAGAGCTTCCCAGAGACACCGGGGTTCCATCAAGAACAGAGGGCCACGGCCTTCAGACTTCCCTCAGCTT GTCACCCCTACCAGAGAAAGTACACCCAGTTCCCTGCCACCTCCCCCAG ATGAGGAGGCTCCTATCTGGAACAagacttcctctccctcccaccagaAGTGGACACAGCTCAGGAAGACTCCAGTGGATATGGGACTCATCCAGTGGATCTAA
- the Plekhn1 gene encoding pleckstrin homology domain-containing family N member 1 isoform X1, giving the protein MGNSHCVPQTPRRLRASFSRKPSLKGNREDSARKLAGLFGTEARPDGDTAANKIFHYIPGTDIPGPENQPENLEQPFLSVFKKGWRRTPVRNLGKVVHYSKVQLRFQNSQDISDCYLELFPSHLYFQAHGSEGLTFQGLLPLTELSICTIDGSREHAFQITGPLPAPLLVLCHSEAELSHWIYHLEKQMALLGGLQRCHSAPPQGPLGNELPWTRLWRASRCESMGNAICASRVKLQHLPSQEQWDRILVLYPASLAIFSEEPDGLSFKGELPLSAIHINLEEKEKEIRSFLIEGCLINTIRVVCASYEDYSQWLLCLRTVSHRDGAHLLPGPENFPGLHGPTQVVGRGRGSLSSNGRTSWKLECPVLPTSQSLPESSVPTTIGFLAQPVPNQTNSNCASTVQKKIELRHGGSSQSPRGKARREVSGSAVPLPLHLDLTKISAMDLDSGPEAQDHSLDIPHSPLYADPYTPPATSHRKITDLQGLDEQFLCAMQTSPGPELSSPFPSVSVSVPVSDSSSPMPLGSHLLSKKGALQSRASQRHRGSIKNRGPRPSDFPQLVTPTRESTPSSLPPPPDEEAPIWNKTSSPSHQKWTQLRKTPVDMGLIQWI; this is encoded by the exons AGAGGACAGCgccaggaagctggctggcctGTTTGGCACCGAGGCTAGGCCTGATGGGGACACCGCGGCTAACAAGATCTTCCACTACATCCCTGGGACG GACATCCCAGGCCCGGAAAATCAGCCAGAAAATCTGGAACAGCCATTTCTGAGTGTATTCAAAAAGGGGTGGCGGAGGACACCTGTGAGGAACCTAGGAAAGGTTGTGCACTATTCCAAGGTCCAGCTgcggttccagaacagccag GACATCAGTGACTGCTACCTAGAGCTGTTCCCCTCCCACCTGTACTTCCAAGCCCATGGTTCTGAAGGACTTACATTCCAA GGGCTGCTACCACTGACAGAATTGAGCATCTGCACGATTGATGGGTCCAGAGAGCATGCCTttcagattacag GCCCACTGCCTGCCCCGCTCCTTGTTCTCTGCCACAGTGAAGCTGAGCTCAGTCACTGGATTTACCACCTGGAGAAGCAAATGGCTCTCTTGGGGGGTCTGCAACGCTGCCACTCAGCACCCCCACAG ggTCCACTGGGGAATGAACTCCCCTGGACACGGCTATGGAGAGCATCCAGGTGTGAATCCATGGGCAATGCAATCTGTGCCTCAAGGGTCAAGCTGCAGCATCTGCCCTCTCAG GAGCAGTGGGACCGGATTCTGGTACTATACCCAGCATCCCTGGCCATCTTCTCTGAGGAGCCAGATGGGCTTAGCTTTAAG GGGGAGCTTCCACTAAGTGCCATTCACATCAAcctagaagagaaggaaaaggagatccGCTCTTTTCTCATCGAAG GCTGCCTCATCAACACCATCCGTGTGGTATGTGCCAGTTATGAGGATTACAGTCAATGGCTGCTGTGCCTCCGGACTGTCTCTCATAGGGATGGGGCCCACCTGCTGCCTGGCCCAGAGAATTTCCCAGGACTACATGGACCCACACAG GTTGTGGGTAGAGGCCGAGGCTCACTCTCTTCCAATGGACGAACCAGCTGGAAATTAGAGTGTCCAGTGCTCCCCACCAGCCAATCCCTCCCTGAATCCTCAGTGCCAACCACTATAGGCTTCCTTGCCCAGCCTGTACCT AACCAGACCAACTCTAACTGTGCCAGCACTGTCCAAAAGAAGATAGAGCTGAGGCACGGTGGCAGTAGCCAGTCTCCCAGGGGCAAAGCTCGAAGGGAAGTATCTGGCTCAGCTGTCCCATTGCCCCTGCACCTGGACCTGACCAAG ATAAGTGCAATGGACCTAGACAGTGGTCCAGAGGCTCAGGACCACTCTTTGGATATTCCACACTCTCCACTCTATGCTGATCCCTACACACCACCAGCTACATCCCACCGCAAGATTACAGACCTCCAAGGCCTAGATGAG CAGTTCCTCTGTGCGATGCAGACATCACCTGGACCTGAGCTATCAAGCCCGTTCCCTTCAGTCTCCGTGTCtgtgcctgtctctgactccagctcCCCTATGCCTCTGGGCTCCCACTTGCTATCCAAGAAAGGTGCCCTGCAGTCCAGAGCTTCCCAGAGACACCGGGGTTCCATCAAGAACAGAGGGCCACGGCCTTCAGACTTCCCTCAGCTT GTCACCCCTACCAGAGAAAGTACACCCAGTTCCCTGCCACCTCCCCCAG ATGAGGAGGCTCCTATCTGGAACAagacttcctctccctcccaccagaAGTGGACACAGCTCAGGAAGACTCCAGTGGATATGGGACTCATCCAGTGGATCTAA
- the Plekhn1 gene encoding pleckstrin homology domain-containing family N member 1 isoform X4, giving the protein MGNSHCVPQTPRRLRASFSRKPSLKGNREDSARKLAGLFGTEARPDGDTAANKIFHYIPGTDIPGPENQPENLEQPFLSVFKKGWRRTPVRNLGKVVHYSKVQLRFQNSQDISDCYLELFPSHLYFQAHGSEGLTFQGLLPLTELSICTIDGSREHAFQITGPLPAPLLVLCHSEAELSHWIYHLEKQMALLGGLQRCHSAPPQGPLGNELPWTRLWRASRCESMGNAICASRVKLQHLPSQEQWDRILVLYPASLAIFSEEPDGLSFKGELPLSAIHINLEEKEKEIRSFLIEGCLINTIRVVCASYEDYSQWLLCLRTVSHRDGAHLLPGPENFPGLHGPTQNQTNSNCASTVQKKIELRHGGSSQSPRGKARREVSGSAVPLPLHLDLTKISAMDLDSGPEAQDHSLDIPHSPLYADPYTPPATSHRKITDLQGLDEFLCAMQTSPGPELSSPFPSVSVSVPVSDSSSPMPLGSHLLSKKGALQSRASQRHRGSIKNRGPRPSDFPQLVTPTRESTPSSLPPPPDEEAPIWNKTSSPSHQKWTQLRKTPVDMGLIQWI; this is encoded by the exons AGAGGACAGCgccaggaagctggctggcctGTTTGGCACCGAGGCTAGGCCTGATGGGGACACCGCGGCTAACAAGATCTTCCACTACATCCCTGGGACG GACATCCCAGGCCCGGAAAATCAGCCAGAAAATCTGGAACAGCCATTTCTGAGTGTATTCAAAAAGGGGTGGCGGAGGACACCTGTGAGGAACCTAGGAAAGGTTGTGCACTATTCCAAGGTCCAGCTgcggttccagaacagccag GACATCAGTGACTGCTACCTAGAGCTGTTCCCCTCCCACCTGTACTTCCAAGCCCATGGTTCTGAAGGACTTACATTCCAA GGGCTGCTACCACTGACAGAATTGAGCATCTGCACGATTGATGGGTCCAGAGAGCATGCCTttcagattacag GCCCACTGCCTGCCCCGCTCCTTGTTCTCTGCCACAGTGAAGCTGAGCTCAGTCACTGGATTTACCACCTGGAGAAGCAAATGGCTCTCTTGGGGGGTCTGCAACGCTGCCACTCAGCACCCCCACAG ggTCCACTGGGGAATGAACTCCCCTGGACACGGCTATGGAGAGCATCCAGGTGTGAATCCATGGGCAATGCAATCTGTGCCTCAAGGGTCAAGCTGCAGCATCTGCCCTCTCAG GAGCAGTGGGACCGGATTCTGGTACTATACCCAGCATCCCTGGCCATCTTCTCTGAGGAGCCAGATGGGCTTAGCTTTAAG GGGGAGCTTCCACTAAGTGCCATTCACATCAAcctagaagagaaggaaaaggagatccGCTCTTTTCTCATCGAAG GCTGCCTCATCAACACCATCCGTGTGGTATGTGCCAGTTATGAGGATTACAGTCAATGGCTGCTGTGCCTCCGGACTGTCTCTCATAGGGATGGGGCCCACCTGCTGCCTGGCCCAGAGAATTTCCCAGGACTACATGGACCCACACAG AACCAGACCAACTCTAACTGTGCCAGCACTGTCCAAAAGAAGATAGAGCTGAGGCACGGTGGCAGTAGCCAGTCTCCCAGGGGCAAAGCTCGAAGGGAAGTATCTGGCTCAGCTGTCCCATTGCCCCTGCACCTGGACCTGACCAAG ATAAGTGCAATGGACCTAGACAGTGGTCCAGAGGCTCAGGACCACTCTTTGGATATTCCACACTCTCCACTCTATGCTGATCCCTACACACCACCAGCTACATCCCACCGCAAGATTACAGACCTCCAAGGCCTAGATGAG TTCCTCTGTGCGATGCAGACATCACCTGGACCTGAGCTATCAAGCCCGTTCCCTTCAGTCTCCGTGTCtgtgcctgtctctgactccagctcCCCTATGCCTCTGGGCTCCCACTTGCTATCCAAGAAAGGTGCCCTGCAGTCCAGAGCTTCCCAGAGACACCGGGGTTCCATCAAGAACAGAGGGCCACGGCCTTCAGACTTCCCTCAGCTT GTCACCCCTACCAGAGAAAGTACACCCAGTTCCCTGCCACCTCCCCCAG ATGAGGAGGCTCCTATCTGGAACAagacttcctctccctcccaccagaAGTGGACACAGCTCAGGAAGACTCCAGTGGATATGGGACTCATCCAGTGGATCTAA
- the Plekhn1 gene encoding pleckstrin homology domain-containing family N member 1 isoform X3, producing MGNSHCVPQTPRRLRASFSRKPSLKGNREDSARKLAGLFGTEARPDGDTAANKIFHYIPGTDIPGPENQPENLEQPFLSVFKKGWRRTPVRNLGKVVHYSKVQLRFQNSQDISDCYLELFPSHLYFQAHGSEGLTFQGLLPLTELSICTIDGSREHAFQITGPLPAPLLVLCHSEAELSHWIYHLEKQMALLGGLQRCHSAPPQGPLGNELPWTRLWRASRCESMGNAICASRVKLQHLPSQEQWDRILVLYPASLAIFSEEPDGLSFKGELPLSAIHINLEEKEKEIRSFLIEGCLINTIRVVCASYEDYSQWLLCLRTVSHRDGAHLLPGPENFPGLHGPTQNQTNSNCASTVQKKIELRHGGSSQSPRGKARREVSGSAVPLPLHLDLTKISAMDLDSGPEAQDHSLDIPHSPLYADPYTPPATSHRKITDLQGLDEQFLCAMQTSPGPELSSPFPSVSVSVPVSDSSSPMPLGSHLLSKKGALQSRASQRHRGSIKNRGPRPSDFPQLVTPTRESTPSSLPPPPDEEAPIWNKTSSPSHQKWTQLRKTPVDMGLIQWI from the exons AGAGGACAGCgccaggaagctggctggcctGTTTGGCACCGAGGCTAGGCCTGATGGGGACACCGCGGCTAACAAGATCTTCCACTACATCCCTGGGACG GACATCCCAGGCCCGGAAAATCAGCCAGAAAATCTGGAACAGCCATTTCTGAGTGTATTCAAAAAGGGGTGGCGGAGGACACCTGTGAGGAACCTAGGAAAGGTTGTGCACTATTCCAAGGTCCAGCTgcggttccagaacagccag GACATCAGTGACTGCTACCTAGAGCTGTTCCCCTCCCACCTGTACTTCCAAGCCCATGGTTCTGAAGGACTTACATTCCAA GGGCTGCTACCACTGACAGAATTGAGCATCTGCACGATTGATGGGTCCAGAGAGCATGCCTttcagattacag GCCCACTGCCTGCCCCGCTCCTTGTTCTCTGCCACAGTGAAGCTGAGCTCAGTCACTGGATTTACCACCTGGAGAAGCAAATGGCTCTCTTGGGGGGTCTGCAACGCTGCCACTCAGCACCCCCACAG ggTCCACTGGGGAATGAACTCCCCTGGACACGGCTATGGAGAGCATCCAGGTGTGAATCCATGGGCAATGCAATCTGTGCCTCAAGGGTCAAGCTGCAGCATCTGCCCTCTCAG GAGCAGTGGGACCGGATTCTGGTACTATACCCAGCATCCCTGGCCATCTTCTCTGAGGAGCCAGATGGGCTTAGCTTTAAG GGGGAGCTTCCACTAAGTGCCATTCACATCAAcctagaagagaaggaaaaggagatccGCTCTTTTCTCATCGAAG GCTGCCTCATCAACACCATCCGTGTGGTATGTGCCAGTTATGAGGATTACAGTCAATGGCTGCTGTGCCTCCGGACTGTCTCTCATAGGGATGGGGCCCACCTGCTGCCTGGCCCAGAGAATTTCCCAGGACTACATGGACCCACACAG AACCAGACCAACTCTAACTGTGCCAGCACTGTCCAAAAGAAGATAGAGCTGAGGCACGGTGGCAGTAGCCAGTCTCCCAGGGGCAAAGCTCGAAGGGAAGTATCTGGCTCAGCTGTCCCATTGCCCCTGCACCTGGACCTGACCAAG ATAAGTGCAATGGACCTAGACAGTGGTCCAGAGGCTCAGGACCACTCTTTGGATATTCCACACTCTCCACTCTATGCTGATCCCTACACACCACCAGCTACATCCCACCGCAAGATTACAGACCTCCAAGGCCTAGATGAG CAGTTCCTCTGTGCGATGCAGACATCACCTGGACCTGAGCTATCAAGCCCGTTCCCTTCAGTCTCCGTGTCtgtgcctgtctctgactccagctcCCCTATGCCTCTGGGCTCCCACTTGCTATCCAAGAAAGGTGCCCTGCAGTCCAGAGCTTCCCAGAGACACCGGGGTTCCATCAAGAACAGAGGGCCACGGCCTTCAGACTTCCCTCAGCTT GTCACCCCTACCAGAGAAAGTACACCCAGTTCCCTGCCACCTCCCCCAG ATGAGGAGGCTCCTATCTGGAACAagacttcctctccctcccaccagaAGTGGACACAGCTCAGGAAGACTCCAGTGGATATGGGACTCATCCAGTGGATCTAA
- the Plekhn1 gene encoding pleckstrin homology domain-containing family N member 1 isoform X5, which translates to MGNSHCVPQTPRRLRASFSRKPSLKGNREDSARKLAGLFGTEARPDGDTAANKIFHYIPGTDIPGPENQPENLEQPFLSVFKKGWRRTPVRNLGKVVHYSKVQLRFQNSQDISDCYLELFPSHLYFQAHGSEGLTFQGLLPLTELSICTIDGSREHAFQITGPLPAPLLVLCHSEAELSHWIYHLEKQMALLGGLQRCHSAPPQGPLGNELPWTRLWRASRCESMGNAICASRVKLQHLPSQEQWDRILVLYPASLAIFSEEPDGLSFKGELPLSAIHINLEEKEKEIRSFLIEGCLINTIRVVCASYEDYSQWLLCLRTVSHRDGAHLLPGPENFPGLHGPTQVVGRGRGSLSSNGRTSWKLECPVLPTSQSLPESSVPTTIGFLAQPVPISAMDLDSGPEAQDHSLDIPHSPLYADPYTPPATSHRKITDLQGLDEQFLCAMQTSPGPELSSPFPSVSVSVPVSDSSSPMPLGSHLLSKKGALQSRASQRHRGSIKNRGPRPSDFPQLVTPTRESTPSSLPPPPDEEAPIWNKTSSPSHQKWTQLRKTPVDMGLIQWI; encoded by the exons AGAGGACAGCgccaggaagctggctggcctGTTTGGCACCGAGGCTAGGCCTGATGGGGACACCGCGGCTAACAAGATCTTCCACTACATCCCTGGGACG GACATCCCAGGCCCGGAAAATCAGCCAGAAAATCTGGAACAGCCATTTCTGAGTGTATTCAAAAAGGGGTGGCGGAGGACACCTGTGAGGAACCTAGGAAAGGTTGTGCACTATTCCAAGGTCCAGCTgcggttccagaacagccag GACATCAGTGACTGCTACCTAGAGCTGTTCCCCTCCCACCTGTACTTCCAAGCCCATGGTTCTGAAGGACTTACATTCCAA GGGCTGCTACCACTGACAGAATTGAGCATCTGCACGATTGATGGGTCCAGAGAGCATGCCTttcagattacag GCCCACTGCCTGCCCCGCTCCTTGTTCTCTGCCACAGTGAAGCTGAGCTCAGTCACTGGATTTACCACCTGGAGAAGCAAATGGCTCTCTTGGGGGGTCTGCAACGCTGCCACTCAGCACCCCCACAG ggTCCACTGGGGAATGAACTCCCCTGGACACGGCTATGGAGAGCATCCAGGTGTGAATCCATGGGCAATGCAATCTGTGCCTCAAGGGTCAAGCTGCAGCATCTGCCCTCTCAG GAGCAGTGGGACCGGATTCTGGTACTATACCCAGCATCCCTGGCCATCTTCTCTGAGGAGCCAGATGGGCTTAGCTTTAAG GGGGAGCTTCCACTAAGTGCCATTCACATCAAcctagaagagaaggaaaaggagatccGCTCTTTTCTCATCGAAG GCTGCCTCATCAACACCATCCGTGTGGTATGTGCCAGTTATGAGGATTACAGTCAATGGCTGCTGTGCCTCCGGACTGTCTCTCATAGGGATGGGGCCCACCTGCTGCCTGGCCCAGAGAATTTCCCAGGACTACATGGACCCACACAG GTTGTGGGTAGAGGCCGAGGCTCACTCTCTTCCAATGGACGAACCAGCTGGAAATTAGAGTGTCCAGTGCTCCCCACCAGCCAATCCCTCCCTGAATCCTCAGTGCCAACCACTATAGGCTTCCTTGCCCAGCCTGTACCT ATAAGTGCAATGGACCTAGACAGTGGTCCAGAGGCTCAGGACCACTCTTTGGATATTCCACACTCTCCACTCTATGCTGATCCCTACACACCACCAGCTACATCCCACCGCAAGATTACAGACCTCCAAGGCCTAGATGAG CAGTTCCTCTGTGCGATGCAGACATCACCTGGACCTGAGCTATCAAGCCCGTTCCCTTCAGTCTCCGTGTCtgtgcctgtctctgactccagctcCCCTATGCCTCTGGGCTCCCACTTGCTATCCAAGAAAGGTGCCCTGCAGTCCAGAGCTTCCCAGAGACACCGGGGTTCCATCAAGAACAGAGGGCCACGGCCTTCAGACTTCCCTCAGCTT GTCACCCCTACCAGAGAAAGTACACCCAGTTCCCTGCCACCTCCCCCAG ATGAGGAGGCTCCTATCTGGAACAagacttcctctccctcccaccagaAGTGGACACAGCTCAGGAAGACTCCAGTGGATATGGGACTCATCCAGTGGATCTAA